In Carassius carassius chromosome 46, fCarCar2.1, whole genome shotgun sequence, the following proteins share a genomic window:
- the eef1a2 gene encoding elongation factor 1-alpha 2, protein MGKEKIHINIVVIGHVDSGKSTTTGHLIYKCGGIDKRTIEKFEKEAAEMGKGSFKYAWVLDKLKAERERGITIDISLWKFETTKYYITIIDAPGHRDFIKNMITGTSQADCAVLIVAAGVGEFEAGISKNGQTREHALLAYTLGVKQLIVAVNKMDSTEPSYSEKRYDEIVKEVSAYIKKIGYNPASVPFVPISGWHGDNMLEPSSNMPWFKGWKLDRKEQHASGVTLLEALDTIMPPTRPTDKPLRLPLQDVYKIGGIGTVPVGRVETGILRPSMVVTFAPVNITTEVKSVEMHHESLTEALPGDNVGFNVKNVSVKDIRRGNVCGDSKSDPPQEASGFTAQVIILNHPGQICAGYSPVIDCHTAHIACKFAELKEKIDRRSGKKLEDNPKSLKSGDAAIVDMIPGKPMCVESFSQYPPLGRFAVRDMRQTVAVGVIKSVEKKIGGSGKVTKSAQKAQKSAK, encoded by the exons ATGGGGAAAGAGAAGATCCACATCAACATTGTGGTCATCGGCCATGTTGATTCTGGGAAATCCACCACCACTGGCCATCTCATCTATAAATGTGGAGGAATTGATAAAAGAACCATTGAGAAGTTTGAAAAAGAGGCTGCTGAG ATGGGAAAAGGTTCCTTTAAGTATGCCTGGGTTCTGGACAAGCTGAAGgccgagagggagagagggattaCCATAGACATTTCACTCTGGAAGTTTGAGACCACCAAGTACTATATAACTATAATAGATGCCCCAGGACACAGAGACTTCATCAAGAACATGATCACTGGAACGTCTCAG GCAGATTGTGCTGTTCTAATTGTGGCAGCTGGAGTGGGTGAATTTGAGGCGGGCATCTCTAAAAATGGGCAAACAAGGGAACACGCCCTGCTGGCCTACACACTGGGCGTCAAGCAGCTGATTGTAGCCGTCAACAAGATGGACTCCACGGAGCCGTCCTACAGCGAGAAACGCTATGATGAGATTGTTAAAGAAGTGAGCGCCTACATCAAAAAGATCGGTTATAACCCCGCCTCCGTGCCCTTCGTCCCAATTTCAGGTTGGCATGGTGACAACATGCTAGAACCGTCTTCTAAT atgcCCTGGTTTAAAGGCTGGAAGCTGGACAGGAAGGAGCAGCATGCCAGTGGGGTGACTCTACTGGAAGCTCTCGATACCATCATGCCTCCAACACGCCCCACTGACAAACCCTTACGTCTACCCCTACAAGACGTCTACAAGATCGGAG gtatAGGCACTGTGCCGGTGGGCAGGGTGGAGACCGGTATCCTGCGGCCCAGTATGGTGGTGACCTTTGCCCCAGTCAACATCACTACAGAGGTGAAGTCGGTGGAGATGCATCACGAGTCTCTGACTGAAGCTCTGCCAGGAGATAACGTAGGCTTTAATGTGAAGAATGTGTCTGTAAAAGACATAAGAAGAGGTAACGTTTGTGGGGACAGTAAGTCAGACCCGCCTCAGGAAGCATCAGGGTTTACAGCACAG GTCATCATTTTGAATCACCCAGGACAGATCTGTGCAGGTTACTCTCCTGTCATAGACTGCCACACAGCTCACATTGCCTGTAAGTTTGCGGAGCTTAAGGAGAAGATTGATCGCCGTTCAGGCAAGAAGCTGGAAGACAACCCCAAAAGCTTGAAGTCTGGAGATGCTGCTATTGTGGACATGATCCCAGGAAAACCAATGTGTGTGGAGAGCTTCTCTCAGTACCCTCCACTAG
- the mrgbp gene encoding MRG/MORF4L-binding protein isoform X1 produces the protein MGEAETLPSDDKQAETGICIAEESIVWSQEVEVCLFHAMLGHKPVGVNRHFHMICIRDKFSQNIGRQVSSKVIWDHLSTMYDMQALHESEILPFPNSEKSFVLPEEIIQEVKEGKVGSEDEVKEEFKEESDPPATHEEGLGPSMAGQDFASNSSVKMSERSGSGREKEKERAERGGSGETGSGSKESSGEKRKRSRAVEKVMNSSNPSSPGGAKRRRT, from the exons ATGGGGGAAGCGGAGACTCTGCCATCCGACGACAAACAAGCAGAAACCGGCATCTGCATCGCCGAGGAATCCATCGTATGGAGTCAAGAAGTAGAAGTGTGTCTTTTTCACGCAATGCTGGGTCATAAACCCGTCG GAGTGAATCGTCATTTCCACATGATCTGTATTCGTGATAAGTTCAGTCAGAACATCGGCAGGCAGGTGTCCTCTAAAGTCATCTGGGATCACCTGAGCACCATGTACGACATGCAGGCGCTG CATGAATCAGAAATACTCCCGTTTCCAAACTCGGAGAAGAGCTTTGTGCTGCCTGAAGAGATCATACAGGAAGTCAAGGAAG GTAAAGTGGGGTCTGAAGACGAAGTAAAAGAGGAATTCAAAGAAGAGAGTGACCCACCTGCAACACACGAAGAAG GTCTGGGTCCCAGTATGGCTGGCCAGGATTTTGCGAG CAATTCCTCGGTGAAGATGTCGGAGAGGTCGGGCAGCGGGcgcgagaaagagaaagagcgagcCGAGAGGGGGGGCTCAGGTGAGACAGGCAGCGGGTCGAAAGAATCATCCGGGGAAAAGAGGAAGAGGAGTCGAGCCGTGGAGAAGGTGATGAACTCCAGCAACCCCTCCAGCCCCGGAGGAGCCAAGCGCCGCAGGACGTAG
- the mrgbp gene encoding MRG/MORF4L-binding protein isoform X3 gives MGEAETLPSDDKQAETGICIAEESIVWSQEVEVCLFHAMLGHKPVGVNRHFHMICIRDKFSQNIGRQVSSKVIWDHLSTMYDMQALHESEILPFPNSEKSFVLPEEIIQEVKEGKVGSEDEVKEEFKEESDPPATHEEGSNSSVKMSERSGSGREKEKERAERGGSGETGSGSKESSGEKRKRSRAVEKVMNSSNPSSPGGAKRRRT, from the exons ATGGGGGAAGCGGAGACTCTGCCATCCGACGACAAACAAGCAGAAACCGGCATCTGCATCGCCGAGGAATCCATCGTATGGAGTCAAGAAGTAGAAGTGTGTCTTTTTCACGCAATGCTGGGTCATAAACCCGTCG GAGTGAATCGTCATTTCCACATGATCTGTATTCGTGATAAGTTCAGTCAGAACATCGGCAGGCAGGTGTCCTCTAAAGTCATCTGGGATCACCTGAGCACCATGTACGACATGCAGGCGCTG CATGAATCAGAAATACTCCCGTTTCCAAACTCGGAGAAGAGCTTTGTGCTGCCTGAAGAGATCATACAGGAAGTCAAGGAAG GTAAAGTGGGGTCTGAAGACGAAGTAAAAGAGGAATTCAAAGAAGAGAGTGACCCACCTGCAACACACGAAGAAG GCAGCAATTCCTCGGTGAAGATGTCGGAGAGGTCGGGCAGCGGGcgcgagaaagagaaagagcgagcCGAGAGGGGGGGCTCAGGTGAGACAGGCAGCGGGTCGAAAGAATCATCCGGGGAAAAGAGGAAGAGGAGTCGAGCCGTGGAGAAGGTGATGAACTCCAGCAACCCCTCCAGCCCCGGAGGAGCCAAGCGCCGCAGGACGTAG
- the mrgbp gene encoding MRG/MORF4L-binding protein isoform X2, which yields MGEAETLPSDDKQAETGICIAEESIVWSQEVEVCLFHAMLGHKPVGVNRHFHMICIRDKFSQNIGRQVSSKVIWDHLSTMYDMQALHESEILPFPNSEKSFVLPEEIIQEVKEGKVGSEDEVKEEFKEESDPPATHEEGLGPSMAGQDFARYGQKKTFRSVPKLQLELSTDQLITRGLCRQPSETSDHQFLGEDVGEVGQRARERERASREGGLR from the exons ATGGGGGAAGCGGAGACTCTGCCATCCGACGACAAACAAGCAGAAACCGGCATCTGCATCGCCGAGGAATCCATCGTATGGAGTCAAGAAGTAGAAGTGTGTCTTTTTCACGCAATGCTGGGTCATAAACCCGTCG GAGTGAATCGTCATTTCCACATGATCTGTATTCGTGATAAGTTCAGTCAGAACATCGGCAGGCAGGTGTCCTCTAAAGTCATCTGGGATCACCTGAGCACCATGTACGACATGCAGGCGCTG CATGAATCAGAAATACTCCCGTTTCCAAACTCGGAGAAGAGCTTTGTGCTGCCTGAAGAGATCATACAGGAAGTCAAGGAAG GTAAAGTGGGGTCTGAAGACGAAGTAAAAGAGGAATTCAAAGAAGAGAGTGACCCACCTGCAACACACGAAGAAG GTCTGGGTCCCAGTATGGCTGGCCAGGATTTTGCGAGGTATGGACAGAAGAAAACATTTCGCTCTGTTCCAAAGCTCCAGCTTGAGCTCAGTACAGACCAGCTCATTACCAGAGGCCTCTGTAGACAGCCTTCAGAGACCTCTGACCAT CAATTCCTCGGTGAAGATGTCGGAGAGGTCGGGCAGCGGGcgcgagaaagagaaagagcgagcCGAGAGGGGGGGCTCAGGTGA
- the mrgbp gene encoding MRG/MORF4L-binding protein isoform X5 encodes MGEAETLPSDDKQAETGICIAEESIVWSQEVEVCLFHAMLGHKPVGVNRHFHMICIRDKFSQNIGRQVSSKVIWDHLSTMYDMQALHESEILPFPNSEKSFVLPEEIIQEVKEGKVGSEDEVKEEFKEESDPPATHEEGLGPSMAGQDFARQQFLGEDVGEVGQRARERERASREGGLR; translated from the exons ATGGGGGAAGCGGAGACTCTGCCATCCGACGACAAACAAGCAGAAACCGGCATCTGCATCGCCGAGGAATCCATCGTATGGAGTCAAGAAGTAGAAGTGTGTCTTTTTCACGCAATGCTGGGTCATAAACCCGTCG GAGTGAATCGTCATTTCCACATGATCTGTATTCGTGATAAGTTCAGTCAGAACATCGGCAGGCAGGTGTCCTCTAAAGTCATCTGGGATCACCTGAGCACCATGTACGACATGCAGGCGCTG CATGAATCAGAAATACTCCCGTTTCCAAACTCGGAGAAGAGCTTTGTGCTGCCTGAAGAGATCATACAGGAAGTCAAGGAAG GTAAAGTGGGGTCTGAAGACGAAGTAAAAGAGGAATTCAAAGAAGAGAGTGACCCACCTGCAACACACGAAGAAG GTCTGGGTCCCAGTATGGCTGGCCAGGATTTTGCGAG GCAGCAATTCCTCGGTGAAGATGTCGGAGAGGTCGGGCAGCGGGcgcgagaaagagaaagagcgagcCGAGAGGGGGGGCTCAGGTGA
- the mrgbp gene encoding MRG/MORF4L-binding protein isoform X4: protein MGEAETLPSDDKQAETGICIAEESIVWSQEVEVCLFHAMLGHKPVGVNRHFHMICIRDKFSQNIGRQVSSKVIWDHLSTMYDMQALHESEILPFPNSEKSFVLPEEIIQEVKEGKVGSEDEVKEEFKEESDPPATHEEGLGPSMAGQDFARYGQKKTFRSVPKLQLELSTDQLITRGLCRQPSETSDHAAIPR, encoded by the exons ATGGGGGAAGCGGAGACTCTGCCATCCGACGACAAACAAGCAGAAACCGGCATCTGCATCGCCGAGGAATCCATCGTATGGAGTCAAGAAGTAGAAGTGTGTCTTTTTCACGCAATGCTGGGTCATAAACCCGTCG GAGTGAATCGTCATTTCCACATGATCTGTATTCGTGATAAGTTCAGTCAGAACATCGGCAGGCAGGTGTCCTCTAAAGTCATCTGGGATCACCTGAGCACCATGTACGACATGCAGGCGCTG CATGAATCAGAAATACTCCCGTTTCCAAACTCGGAGAAGAGCTTTGTGCTGCCTGAAGAGATCATACAGGAAGTCAAGGAAG GTAAAGTGGGGTCTGAAGACGAAGTAAAAGAGGAATTCAAAGAAGAGAGTGACCCACCTGCAACACACGAAGAAG GTCTGGGTCCCAGTATGGCTGGCCAGGATTTTGCGAGGTATGGACAGAAGAAAACATTTCGCTCTGTTCCAAAGCTCCAGCTTGAGCTCAGTACAGACCAGCTCATTACCAGAGGCCTCTGTAGACAGCCTTCAGAGACCTCTGACCAT GCAGCAATTCCTCGGTGA
- the sac3d1 gene encoding SAC3 domain-containing protein 1: MTYNCMTTGDQSELSSRQVTSESLAPMNKTAMSNARHQSRRGRGHRQKEPSRANRDQLEEQKAEDSVPRGICMTMCPVCELRQREAQNRLHRFEMVTGTERDRLPCADVSRAVKEYSRPAAGKDSTRASDLRPPSVLLKTVCYLVDEIAASSTFQPWTEVYSFVFDRLRSVRQDMIIQRVSGPDCVAVLEKSVRFLLYSSYRLCGQQLQYFDPRINDTHLQECLSWLLESYRDGKHQHQEEYQALSLLYSLGSAEAIQHVLELPERIRSSSAVQLALAVSRAHMERNPVRLLRLAQRLDFIQVCAVHKHLLRCRRDLLLLYSHGHSSRNCRYPLQRLARLLFLKDTLAAELCLVHGVNVTGDWVNFSKSSFTDAASGDLQCRRMHEPLGDEQWNGPADSVINACV; this comes from the exons ATGACGTACAACTGTATGACAACTGGCGACCAATCAGAGCTGTCTTCACGGCAAGTGACGTCTGAGTCGCTCGCTCCAATGAACAAAACAGCCATGAGCAACGC GAGGCATCAGTCTAGGAGGGGCCGAGGACACAGGCAGAAGGAACCGAGTCGAGCGAACAGAGATCAGCTGGAGGAGCAGAAAGCTGAGGACTCGGTACCTCGTGGCATCTGTATGACTATGTGTCCTGTCTGTGAGTTACGCCAGCGGGAAGCACAGAATCGACTGCACAGGTTTGAGATGGTGACCGGCACAGAGCGGGATCGTTTGCCGTGTGCTGATGTCTCACGTGCCGTCAAAGAGTATTCAAGACCAGCAGCAGGGAAAGACTCCACAAGAGCCAGCGACCTTCGACCTCCATCTGTGCTTTTAAAAACTGTGTGTTATCTAGTCGATGAGATTGCAGCTTCCTCTACATTTCAGCCATGGACGGAG GTGTATAGTTTTGTGTTTGACCGTCTGCGTAGCGTCCGTCAGGACATGATTATCCAGCGTGTGTCGGGGCCGGACTGTGTGGCCGTGCTGGAGAAAAGCGTGCGTTTCCTTCTCTACTCCTCCTACAGACTCTGCGGGCAGCAGCTTCAGTATTTCGACCCGCGCATCAATGACACTCACCTGCAGGAATGCTTGAGCTGGTTGCTGGAGAGCTACAGAGATGGGAAGCACCAGCATCAGGAGGAGTATCAGGCACTAAGTCTTCTCTATAGCTTGG GTTCAGCTGAGGCCATTCAACATGTTCTTGAGCTGCCCGAGAGAATCCGCAGCTCTTCGGCTGTTCAGCTGGCTCTGGCCGTAAGCAGAGCACATATGGAGCGCAATCCAGTCCGGCTGCTCCGTCTAGCCCAGAGACTGGACTTCATCCAAGTCTGTGCCGTCCACAAACACCTGCTGCGCTGCAGGAGAGACCTGCTCCTGCTCTACAGCCACGGACACAGCAGCCGAAACTGCCGCTACCCGCTCCAGAGACTGGCACGCctgctctttctgaaagacaCGCTGGCTGCAGAGCTGTGCCTGGTGCATGGAGTAAACGTCACCGGAGACTGGGTGAACTTCTCTAAGAGCTCCTTCACTGATGCTGCGTCTGGAGATCTGCAGTGCAGACGTATGCATGAGCCGCTGGGTGACGAGCAGTGGAACGGTCCTGCTGACAGCGTGATTAATGCGTGTGTCTGA
- the LOC132129508 gene encoding sorting nexin-21-like yields MASKLFDRLRRTLFKEGELPQETDRHGADDFPESSELEDDTDCVSARLGGTLCFEGEGVLDSEDAGDLSGPDSDSDFFGESIDNGCSSTETSPTGPSPKTSNMITRQLQENWKSSRTRCIPEKLIFEVTDASVVHETNSKYVLYTIHVIHSGTFDRTPAVITRRYTDFERLHRRLRRRHRDEMDGVFFPRKKLRKNFAAETIAKRSRAFEQYLTHLRSLPELRCTPTFLEFFYLGDLRAGQMLMRVGRYQDALGSLLNALRLQEKLGCHQLLQLNQLQRVHWFFTLSALVTCFQELDQLSEAQEHCDRALQDLAPSQEALQQHQLHPLLIPLLQSNVRLSWKISKDKRRWEALLREIQEQGIDVGNQLNLKECLIKESIEDSEGLVRAKSKSEDVP; encoded by the exons ATGGCCTCTAAACTGTTCGACAGACTTCGCCGTACGCTCTTCAAAGAAGGGGAGCTTCCTCAGGAGACGGACAGACATGGAGCAGATGACTTCCCAGAGAGCTCTGAGCTGGAGGACGATACAGACTGTGTGTCAGCACGACTTGGAGGAACCCTGTGCTTCGAGGGTGAAGGGGTCCTGGACTCTGAGGATGCAGGAGACTTGTCGGGGCCAGACAGCGACTCTGACTTCTTTGGGGAGTCCATAGATAATGGATGCAGCAGCACAG AGACCAGCCCAACAGGGCCTTCCCCAAAAACCTCAAACATGATCACCAGACAACTACAAGAAAACTGGAAGAGCTCAAGAACTCGTTGCATTCCTGAAAAACTCATTTTTGAGGTGACTGATGCCAGTGTTGTGCATGAAACTAATTCCAAGTATGTG CTCTACACGATTCACGTCATCCATTCTGGGACGTTTGACAGAACTCCCGCTGTCATCACGCGGCGCTACACTGACTTTGAACGGCTGCACAGGCGATTGCGTCGCCGTCACAGAGATGAAATGGATGGTGTGTTCTTCCCTCGCAAGAAGCTGCGCAAAAACTTCGCCGCCGAGACCATTGCTAAGCGCAGCCGGGCATTCGAGCAGTACCTGACCCACCTCCGCTCCCTTCCTGAGCTACGGTGCACACCTACGTTCCTTGAGTTCTTCTACCTGGGTGATCTGCGTGCGGGCCAGATGCTGATGCGAGTGGGCCGGTACCAGGACGCCCTGGGCTCTCTCCTCAATGCTCTGCGACTCCAGGAGAAGTTAGGATGCCATCAGCTCCTGCAGCTCAACCAGCTCCAGCGGGTTCATTGGTTCTTCACGCTCTCTGCCTTGGTCACCTGCTTTCAAGAACTAGACCAACTCAGTGAGGCTCAGGAACACTGCGACCGAGCCCTGCAGGACCTAGCGCCTTCCCAGGAGGCTTTGCAGCAGCACCAGTTGCACCCTCTGCTCATCCCGCTCCTCCAATCCAACGTCAGGCTGTCCTGGAAGATCTCGAAGGACAAGAGGCGCTGGGAGGCTCTTCTGCGGGAGATCCAGGAGCAGGGGATTGATGTCGGCAATCAGCTTAACCTGAAGGAGTGTCTAATCAAAGAGAGCATCGAGGACAGCGAGGGGCTGGTCAGGGCTAAGAGCAAAAGTGAAGATGTCCCGTAA